A region from the Chlamydiales bacterium genome encodes:
- the rsfS gene encoding ribosome silencing factor — MKNDSLQVLNAIAQAIYDKKGVNILALDLRKFSTITDFVIIAEGNVDRHVIAIAQCVRDELRKMGELTAHTEGMDSGDWVVLDYVQVMVHLFMPGMRDKYHLEDLWKEGEIVDLTINVSSYNTTT; from the coding sequence ATGAAAAACGACTCATTACAAGTATTAAACGCAATAGCTCAAGCCATTTATGATAAAAAGGGCGTGAATATTCTTGCGCTCGATCTCCGTAAGTTTTCCACCATTACCGATTTTGTCATCATCGCAGAGGGAAACGTGGATCGCCATGTGATCGCAATCGCTCAATGCGTTAGGGATGAGCTCAGAAAGATGGGCGAGCTAACGGCGCATACTGAGGGCATGGATAGCGGCGACTGGGTCGTGCTCGACTATGTTCAAGTCATGGTTCATCTGTTTATGCCAGGGATGCGCGACAAGTATCATTTAGAAGACCTCTGGAAAGAGGGTGAGATCGTCGATCTCACTATCAACGTAAGTAGTTACAACACAACTACTTAA
- a CDS encoding FtsQ-type POTRA domain-containing protein, which yields MRNKTTIPTFKALLILTVTTTLVSGGGYLLLNKKKRMAKAEQPVGNIRAIVQTGPQKEALSTSYLAELLNLSQDRPTPASSFNLKIAREKLLRSPVVKEAKVEKLPPDALFISYTVRQPVATLYDVENGALDTEGFLFPLKPFFAPKNLPEIYLGIAKFNKQGRFAWNQKLASPSLTLALDLLQLLSAQPYCDLFTVKRIDLSKAAEKSYGAREIVLIIEESFKEQKRIYLRLTTKGYAQELGNYLELRRELAQTKAEDKSRAALVDLRISKLGYIKDL from the coding sequence ATGCGTAATAAGACGACGATTCCCACTTTCAAAGCTCTGCTAATCCTTACCGTGACGACGACTCTAGTCTCAGGCGGAGGCTACCTTCTTCTGAATAAGAAGAAGCGCATGGCAAAAGCAGAGCAGCCAGTTGGGAATATTCGAGCGATCGTGCAGACCGGACCTCAGAAGGAGGCTCTCAGCACCTCATACCTCGCCGAGCTGCTCAACCTCTCTCAGGATCGTCCGACGCCTGCGTCTAGTTTTAATCTCAAGATAGCAAGAGAGAAGCTGCTCCGCTCTCCAGTTGTGAAAGAGGCGAAGGTCGAGAAGCTGCCGCCAGATGCACTCTTCATCTCATACACAGTTAGACAGCCCGTAGCCACGCTTTACGATGTTGAGAATGGAGCGCTAGATACAGAGGGGTTCCTCTTTCCTCTCAAGCCTTTTTTCGCTCCTAAGAACCTTCCTGAGATCTACCTTGGCATCGCCAAGTTTAACAAGCAGGGGAGGTTCGCCTGGAATCAGAAGCTCGCTTCGCCCTCGCTTACATTGGCGCTCGACCTTCTCCAGCTTCTCTCTGCACAGCCCTACTGCGACCTCTTCACTGTAAAACGCATCGATCTTTCGAAAGCGGCAGAGAAGAGCTACGGAGCGAGGGAGATTGTGCTTATCATCGAAGAGAGTTTTAAAGAGCAGAAGCGGATCTACCTGCGCCTCACCACTAAAGGATATGCTCAGGAGCTGGGTAATTACCTAGAGCTCAGAAGAGAGCTTGCACAGACGAAAGCAGAAGACAAGAGCCGTGCAGCTCTTGTCGATCTGCGCATTTCTAAACTCGGCTACATCAAAGATCTCTAA
- the nadD gene encoding nicotinate (nicotinamide) nucleotide adenylyltransferase, which translates to MSSKKGRRIGLFGGSFDPIHFGHLNLALSLIENGSVDEIIFCPAHTSPLKKDEPPSASNEARLKMISLAIAPIKEFSLLDWEIKRAPPSYTINTVRHLLAQEENRGAELRLILGDDALHTLMRWKEVEELLRLAPPLIGSRLGDFLTEIPSSLIQTVKNSLVHIPVLEISSTEVRSRLRQKKFCGYLVPSKVLDYIAENNLYSL; encoded by the coding sequence ATGTCATCTAAGAAGGGTAGGAGAATAGGTCTCTTTGGGGGGAGTTTCGACCCCATTCACTTTGGGCACCTAAATCTTGCACTTTCGTTAATCGAAAATGGCAGCGTGGATGAGATCATCTTCTGTCCTGCACACACATCGCCTTTAAAAAAAGATGAGCCTCCTTCGGCTTCTAACGAGGCGCGTCTGAAGATGATCTCGCTCGCCATCGCTCCCATAAAAGAGTTTTCTCTCTTGGATTGGGAGATTAAGAGAGCTCCGCCCTCCTATACCATCAATACGGTGCGGCACCTGCTTGCGCAAGAAGAGAATAGAGGGGCGGAGCTGCGTTTGATTCTCGGCGATGATGCTCTACATACGCTCATGAGATGGAAGGAGGTCGAAGAGCTCCTTCGTCTGGCGCCCCCATTAATTGGCAGTCGTCTAGGAGATTTTTTGACAGAGATTCCCTCTTCCCTCATTCAAACTGTAAAAAATAGTCTTGTTCATATCCCCGTTCTGGAGATTAGCAGCACAGAGGTGCGCAGTAGACTTCGACAAAAAAAATTTTGCGGCTATCTAGTTCCCTCGAAAGTTCTAGACTATATTGCCGAAAATAATCTATATTCTCTTTGA
- a CDS encoding AMP-binding protein, translated as MAKERIVGLLCWIIRGCIALRYRVQVVGLKEVEKRLKGGGGVLFLPNHPAEIDPIILMLLLWRPFRPHPLVVEHFFYLKGFHAFMRLVGALPLPTMDAQVNSWKTKQISKLLKTIDERRRAGENFLIYPGGKLKLTGSEVLGGASFVHNLLKDAPETEVVLVRTTGLWGSSFSRALTGKVPGFGEKLVEGIKILLKNGIFFTPRRTVKVEFEFAAENLPVKASRLDFNRYLENWYNRYPDQGPEPVSLVSYSFWKEELPTITTVEKKKRVQGEAQIPAKLEREIFAEVAKIARRPVEEINRSMHLSYDLGLDSLDVTQLYLLLDERYGIVDLIPGDIQTVEDLIAEAAGRREERGESEQLDRIAWPQELVRAVPIAPLGDTIAEAFLLMSDRMGKSVACADALSGVLTYQKVKRAALVLSLKIREMPGENIGILLPSSAAVYILILATHLAGKTPVMLNWTAGQRSLDHSAEMAELKTVISSMRFLGRKEIGELGKIDEKIQLLEDIRLSITWKDKMRGVLLAHKRASKLLKALKLDHRSKEERAVILFTSGTESLPKGVPLSHGNLLSNQRAAFSRVDLNAQDLLYGVLPPFHSFGFSVTGLLPLLTGLKVVYAPDPTDSHGMASDIAHWQPTMFCCAPSFIKALFRAGKPEELSSIRLFVTGAEKASQDLFDFVESLGPGHEMIEGYGITECSPIVTMSDLYMPRKGVGRAIPEEELCVIDATTLEPLASGLEGEVCVCGPNVFKGYLDKRPSPFISIQGREWYRTGDRGYVDGEGNLYLSGRLKRFVKIGGEMVSLGGLEEELLRLARDKSWGTKKGEGPSLAIAVRERESEKPTIVLFATFTIDKETVNGALKEGGFGKLVKIAEVRQLEEIPLTGTGKTHYRLLDEMLS; from the coding sequence ATGGCAAAAGAGAGAATAGTAGGTCTGCTCTGCTGGATCATCCGTGGCTGCATCGCGCTGCGCTACCGCGTGCAGGTGGTTGGGCTAAAAGAGGTGGAGAAGCGATTAAAAGGAGGGGGAGGAGTTCTCTTTCTTCCTAACCATCCGGCTGAGATCGATCCGATCATCCTAATGCTCCTTCTCTGGCGCCCTTTTCGCCCTCATCCGCTCGTGGTCGAGCACTTCTTCTATCTCAAGGGTTTTCACGCCTTCATGCGTCTGGTTGGAGCGCTTCCGCTTCCGACGATGGATGCGCAGGTTAACTCATGGAAGACGAAACAGATAAGCAAGCTATTAAAAACGATCGATGAGCGGAGAAGGGCGGGAGAGAACTTTCTGATCTATCCCGGAGGCAAGCTCAAGCTCACGGGGAGTGAAGTTTTGGGTGGAGCCTCATTTGTCCACAACTTGTTAAAAGATGCGCCTGAAACAGAGGTTGTCCTGGTGCGGACAACGGGTCTCTGGGGAAGCTCCTTCTCGAGAGCTCTCACAGGCAAGGTCCCTGGTTTTGGTGAGAAGTTAGTAGAGGGGATTAAGATCCTCTTGAAAAATGGGATCTTCTTCACACCGAGACGGACCGTAAAAGTGGAATTCGAATTTGCAGCTGAAAATCTACCAGTTAAGGCGAGCCGCTTAGACTTCAATCGCTATCTGGAGAACTGGTATAACCGCTATCCCGATCAGGGACCCGAGCCTGTCTCTCTAGTCTCCTACTCTTTCTGGAAAGAGGAGCTTCCAACAATCACCACAGTTGAAAAGAAGAAGAGGGTGCAGGGCGAGGCGCAGATCCCCGCAAAACTCGAAAGAGAGATCTTTGCCGAAGTTGCAAAAATCGCAAGACGACCTGTCGAAGAGATTAACCGCTCGATGCACCTCTCCTACGACCTGGGTCTCGACTCGCTTGATGTAACGCAGCTCTACCTGCTACTCGACGAACGGTATGGAATTGTGGATCTGATTCCCGGAGATATTCAGACGGTTGAGGATCTAATTGCAGAGGCCGCAGGAAGAAGAGAGGAGAGGGGAGAGTCTGAACAGCTGGATCGAATCGCCTGGCCGCAGGAGCTTGTGCGCGCAGTGCCGATCGCCCCTCTGGGCGATACGATCGCTGAGGCATTTCTACTCATGAGCGATAGGATGGGAAAGTCGGTTGCTTGCGCAGATGCTCTCTCAGGCGTACTCACATATCAGAAGGTGAAGAGAGCAGCGCTTGTGCTCTCGCTGAAAATTCGCGAGATGCCAGGAGAGAATATCGGCATCCTGCTCCCCTCTTCTGCCGCGGTCTACATCTTAATTCTCGCCACTCACCTCGCAGGCAAAACGCCCGTGATGCTCAACTGGACAGCAGGACAGCGCTCTTTGGACCATAGCGCGGAGATGGCCGAGTTAAAAACAGTGATCAGCTCGATGCGCTTTCTGGGAAGAAAGGAGATTGGAGAGCTGGGCAAGATCGATGAGAAGATACAGCTTTTGGAAGATATCCGCCTCTCCATCACTTGGAAGGATAAGATGCGCGGAGTTCTGCTTGCGCATAAGAGAGCGTCTAAACTGCTGAAAGCGCTTAAACTCGATCACAGATCGAAAGAGGAGAGAGCGGTGATCCTCTTCACCAGTGGAACAGAGTCTCTCCCGAAAGGGGTCCCTCTCTCTCATGGAAATCTGCTCAGCAATCAGAGAGCCGCCTTCTCGCGCGTCGACCTGAATGCTCAAGACCTTCTTTATGGAGTGCTTCCTCCCTTCCACTCTTTTGGCTTCTCAGTCACAGGACTTCTTCCACTGCTAACGGGATTGAAAGTGGTCTACGCTCCAGATCCCACTGATAGCCATGGGATGGCATCTGATATCGCACACTGGCAGCCGACCATGTTCTGCTGCGCGCCGAGCTTCATTAAGGCGCTTTTTCGCGCGGGCAAACCCGAAGAGCTCTCATCGATTCGCCTCTTTGTTACGGGAGCTGAAAAGGCCTCTCAAGATCTCTTTGACTTTGTCGAAAGCCTCGGGCCTGGCCATGAGATGATAGAGGGGTACGGGATCACAGAGTGCAGCCCCATTGTGACGATGAGCGATCTCTACATGCCAAGAAAGGGGGTAGGAAGAGCCATTCCTGAAGAGGAGCTATGCGTGATTGATGCCACCACTCTCGAGCCGCTGGCAAGCGGGCTAGAGGGGGAGGTGTGCGTCTGTGGACCCAACGTATTTAAGGGCTACCTCGACAAGCGACCTTCTCCTTTTATCAGCATTCAGGGAAGAGAGTGGTACCGCACTGGAGACCGCGGCTATGTCGACGGGGAGGGGAATCTCTATCTTTCAGGGCGTTTGAAGCGCTTTGTCAAAATTGGCGGAGAGATGGTGAGCTTGGGAGGCCTTGAAGAGGAGCTCCTCCGCCTAGCTCGGGATAAGAGCTGGGGGACGAAGAAGGGGGAGGGCCCCTCTCTTGCCATTGCAGTAAGGGAGAGGGAGAGCGAAAAGCCGACTATCGTGCTTTTTGCGACTTTCACGATCGATAAAGAGACTGTAAATGGCGCTTTAAAGGAGGGAGGGTTTGGAAAACTCGTTAAAATCGCCGAAGTGAGGCAATTAGAGGAGATCCCCTTGACTGGTACGGGTAAAACACACTATCGTCTTCTGGATGAAATGCTGAGTTAG
- a CDS encoding NUDIX domain-containing protein — translation MVQEESFGVVPLSQEKGRWKIFLILHIAGRHWGFPKGHLNAGETPLEAAKRELKEETGLNIISLIRPEPFIETYRFSRRGKPVSKTVQYFAAEVEGEVILQPEEIRDGRWFSFKEAIRVLSFQEARAICHELIKILNIPEGG, via the coding sequence ATGGTCCAAGAGGAGTCTTTTGGGGTTGTTCCTTTATCGCAAGAGAAGGGGCGGTGGAAGATTTTTCTTATTCTTCATATCGCGGGAAGGCACTGGGGATTTCCTAAAGGTCACCTCAATGCTGGTGAAACGCCTCTTGAGGCTGCAAAGCGCGAGCTGAAAGAGGAGACAGGTCTCAACATTATCTCTCTCATTCGCCCGGAGCCCTTCATTGAAACCTACCGCTTTTCGAGAAGAGGAAAGCCCGTATCTAAAACCGTTCAATACTTCGCTGCCGAAGTTGAAGGCGAGGTGATCCTTCAACCGGAAGAGATCCGCGATGGAAGATGGTTCAGCTTTAAAGAAGCGATACGCGTCCTCAGCTTTCAAGAAGCGCGGGCAATCTGCCACGAACTCATCAAAATTCTAAATATTCCAGAAGGCGGATAG
- a CDS encoding STAS domain-containing protein codes for MALGLNVSVEEKDKHKIVRLEGRLDATTTPALEGKISKVLEQNKVHMLMDFSKVDYLSSAGMRLLLSAAKKVKAHGGKLVFCAMNDEVMEIIKMAGFERILAIYPSEEAALKACG; via the coding sequence ATGGCACTTGGTCTAAATGTTTCTGTCGAAGAGAAAGATAAGCACAAGATAGTAAGGCTAGAAGGGCGTTTAGACGCCACCACAACTCCTGCTTTAGAAGGAAAGATCTCAAAGGTTCTCGAGCAGAATAAGGTCCATATGCTGATGGACTTTTCCAAGGTCGACTACTTGAGCAGCGCGGGAATGAGACTACTTCTATCTGCAGCAAAGAAGGTTAAAGCGCACGGGGGCAAGCTCGTCTTCTGCGCGATGAACGACGAGGTGATGGAGATCATCAAGATGGCGGGATTCGAACGCATCTTGGCAATCTATCCCTCTGAAGAGGCGGCACTAAAAGCCTGCGGTTGA
- a CDS encoding biotin transporter BioY encodes MMYNQTLSLPQAITEKTWVRDAATVALASLLISAFAPLAITLPFSPVPIATQSHVILFIGALLGRRKGAMAVLAFLFQAAIGLPVLSGGRGGILCFVGPTAGYLVGYVVAAYVTGMLFERMKSRTPAKMFGALAIGNIAIYLFGCAHLASFLGASRAIALGVLPFLAGDLLKTLFCTQVLKKLSSFRRA; translated from the coding sequence ATGATGTACAATCAAACTCTCTCCCTTCCTCAGGCTATCACAGAAAAAACTTGGGTAAGAGATGCAGCTACAGTTGCTCTTGCAAGTCTTCTCATCTCCGCCTTTGCACCGCTTGCAATCACACTTCCCTTCTCTCCTGTACCTATTGCCACACAGAGCCACGTTATTCTTTTCATTGGAGCTCTTCTTGGACGTAGAAAAGGGGCGATGGCCGTTCTCGCTTTTCTCTTTCAAGCTGCGATCGGGCTTCCAGTCCTTTCCGGCGGAAGAGGCGGCATCCTCTGCTTTGTAGGTCCAACCGCTGGCTATCTAGTTGGCTACGTCGTAGCAGCCTATGTTACCGGCATGCTCTTCGAGAGAATGAAGAGCCGCACGCCTGCCAAGATGTTTGGAGCGCTTGCTATTGGAAACATTGCGATCTATCTGTTTGGATGTGCGCATCTGGCTAGTTTTCTCGGAGCAAGCAGAGCCATTGCCCTCGGAGTGCTACCATTTCTCGCAGGCGATCTACTCAAGACACTCTTCTGCACTCAGGTGCTGAAGAAACTATCTTCTTTTAGAAGAGCGTAA
- a CDS encoding glutamine synthetase III → MNARQTALRDAASRKPRIFYTEKRRAVEEFGRLTFSRALMEKILPKKVFVNFLQAIEGKGKINPEYADAIAIAMKDWAVGLGATHFCHWFQPLTGYAAEKQDAFIDWKSEDTLIEKFSGKNLLRGEPDASSFPSGSMRSTFEARGYTTWDPSSPAFLWHSGGAVILCIPSIFFSWTEKVLDMKIPLLRSDAKINQAALRLLNHLEIEADHVYSTVGCEQEYFLVDRALYSLRPDLLMGGRTVYGSSSAKSQELEDHYFGILKERVLAYMKEFEDAAFALGIPVKTRHNEVAPSQHEIAPIFEKSAIAVDHNLLLMELMRQLAARHDFACLLHEKPFAGINGSGKHNNWSLSTNTGLNLLDPTANPENSIVFLVMVTAVLKAVHDNSALLRASIASAGNDHRLGGHEAPPVIISVYLGEALEKVLNNIEKDLEHKRTHSITMDLGIPMLPELPKDETDRNRTSPFAFTGNKFEFRAVGSTANCALPVTILNVIVAESLNQIIDEIEKKIDRKKTENAATFKKAAMPVIRKYLKESKPIRFTGDNYSAAWEKEAKKRKLPIIKKSYYAFSTFTDKDVVKAFNGVLSAQELKARREIMVEQYSKVMNIEAKLMVEMFRTQILPAALHYQKDLASSLKKLAACGVKGADEQLALLKKLTRALNEAMKRADHLELRRGKVMELAGEKRGQLFCDEIGPLCHVLRKIVDELETLVDDKLWPLPKYRELLNVI, encoded by the coding sequence ATGAACGCAAGACAGACCGCATTAAGAGACGCTGCAAGCAGAAAACCACGCATCTTCTACACAGAGAAAAGACGTGCTGTGGAAGAGTTTGGCCGGCTAACTTTCAGTCGCGCTCTGATGGAAAAGATCCTGCCTAAAAAGGTGTTTGTAAACTTTCTTCAAGCAATTGAAGGGAAGGGGAAGATCAATCCCGAGTATGCGGATGCGATCGCAATCGCGATGAAAGATTGGGCGGTTGGTCTCGGAGCTACTCACTTCTGCCACTGGTTTCAGCCGCTCACAGGCTATGCCGCAGAGAAGCAGGACGCCTTCATCGACTGGAAGAGCGAAGACACTCTCATTGAGAAGTTCTCAGGAAAGAACCTGCTCCGCGGCGAGCCTGACGCCTCCTCGTTTCCTTCGGGAAGCATGAGAAGCACCTTTGAAGCGCGCGGCTACACCACCTGGGATCCCTCTTCGCCAGCCTTTCTCTGGCACTCGGGCGGAGCTGTCATCCTCTGCATTCCCTCCATCTTCTTCTCTTGGACCGAGAAGGTTCTGGATATGAAGATTCCGCTTCTTCGTTCGGATGCAAAGATCAATCAGGCAGCACTGCGCCTACTAAACCATCTGGAGATCGAAGCGGATCACGTATACTCAACAGTTGGCTGCGAGCAGGAGTATTTTCTTGTCGATCGCGCGCTCTACTCTCTGCGTCCAGACCTCTTGATGGGAGGAAGAACAGTTTATGGAAGCTCATCTGCAAAGTCGCAAGAGCTAGAAGACCACTACTTCGGCATCTTAAAAGAGCGCGTCCTAGCCTACATGAAGGAGTTTGAAGATGCGGCGTTCGCCCTCGGAATTCCTGTAAAAACACGCCACAATGAAGTTGCCCCTTCGCAGCATGAGATCGCACCCATCTTTGAAAAGTCGGCGATCGCTGTCGACCATAACCTGCTGTTGATGGAGCTCATGAGACAGCTGGCTGCTCGCCACGATTTTGCCTGCCTACTTCATGAGAAGCCATTCGCGGGAATAAATGGATCGGGCAAGCACAACAACTGGTCTCTCTCAACAAACACCGGCCTCAACCTCCTCGATCCCACTGCAAACCCAGAAAACAGCATCGTCTTCTTAGTCATGGTTACTGCTGTACTAAAAGCCGTGCATGACAATAGCGCTCTTCTCAGAGCATCGATCGCCTCTGCTGGAAATGACCACCGTTTAGGCGGCCATGAGGCTCCTCCAGTAATCATCTCTGTCTACTTGGGTGAGGCTCTTGAAAAGGTGTTGAATAATATTGAAAAAGATCTCGAGCATAAGCGCACGCACTCTATTACCATGGATCTCGGAATTCCGATGCTGCCAGAGCTGCCAAAGGATGAGACCGACCGCAACCGCACCTCTCCTTTTGCATTCACCGGCAACAAGTTCGAATTCCGCGCGGTGGGTTCAACCGCAAACTGCGCGCTACCAGTGACAATCCTCAATGTGATTGTCGCCGAAAGTTTGAATCAGATCATCGACGAGATCGAGAAGAAGATCGATAGGAAAAAGACGGAAAATGCCGCTACTTTCAAAAAAGCGGCAATGCCCGTAATTCGGAAGTATCTCAAAGAGTCGAAGCCGATTCGCTTCACTGGAGATAACTACTCTGCTGCTTGGGAGAAAGAGGCGAAAAAGCGCAAGCTTCCTATTATCAAAAAATCCTACTACGCCTTCTCGACTTTTACCGATAAAGATGTGGTAAAAGCGTTTAACGGGGTTCTCTCAGCACAGGAGTTAAAAGCGCGTAGAGAGATCATGGTCGAGCAGTACTCCAAAGTGATGAACATCGAAGCTAAACTCATGGTTGAGATGTTTCGCACACAGATTCTTCCAGCCGCGCTCCACTACCAGAAAGATCTCGCGTCTAGCCTAAAGAAGTTGGCGGCGTGCGGAGTGAAGGGAGCCGATGAGCAGCTCGCACTACTTAAGAAACTCACAAGAGCTCTTAACGAGGCGATGAAGCGCGCAGATCATCTGGAACTCAGAAGAGGAAAGGTGATGGAGCTCGCTGGGGAGAAGCGCGGCCAGCTCTTCTGCGACGAGATCGGGCCACTTTGCCACGTGCTTCGCAAGATTGTTGACGAGCTAGAAACTCTGGTTGATGATAAGCTCTGGCCGCTTCCAAAATATCGCGAGCTGCTCAATGTCATCTAA
- the fabF gene encoding beta-ketoacyl-ACP synthase II translates to MGKKRIVVTGMGLVSCFGDNVDLFYEKLLAGESGVRPIEAFPCQDYPTRFAAAVSNFDPGEYIDKKQARRVDPFTRYAMVAGKKSLEMGKLGPEQLELLDKTRCGVLVGSGMGGMSVFSDGVETLVSKGFKRITPFFVPFIITNMAGALLAIDLGFMGPNYSISTACATANYCIYAAAKHIQNGEADLMLCGGSEAPLTPIGLAGFVACKALSERNDNPKAASRPWDKNRDGFVMGEGAGVLVLESLEHALARGAPILAEYVGGAISCDAYHMTDPRSDGLGVALSIENAIKDGGISKKDINYINAHATSTLVGDICELDAIKKVFGPQISEIKMNATKSMTGHCLGAAGGIEAIATIKAIQTGMLHPTINLEQPEEKLQGIDVIPNVAKAHKVNVALSNSFGFGGHNSSLLFKAYS, encoded by the coding sequence ATGGGTAAAAAACGCATCGTTGTAACAGGTATGGGACTCGTCTCCTGTTTTGGAGATAACGTGGATCTCTTCTATGAGAAACTCCTCGCTGGCGAGAGCGGCGTGCGCCCAATCGAGGCGTTCCCTTGTCAAGACTATCCAACCCGCTTTGCCGCCGCTGTTAGCAATTTTGATCCAGGCGAGTATATCGATAAGAAGCAAGCGCGTAGGGTAGACCCTTTCACTCGCTATGCGATGGTGGCAGGTAAGAAATCTCTAGAGATGGGAAAGCTCGGCCCAGAGCAACTTGAACTTCTCGACAAGACGCGCTGCGGCGTGCTAGTCGGTTCTGGAATGGGTGGGATGTCCGTCTTTTCTGACGGCGTAGAAACCCTCGTTTCAAAAGGTTTTAAACGTATCACTCCCTTCTTTGTTCCTTTCATCATTACCAACATGGCCGGCGCCCTTCTCGCAATCGACCTTGGCTTCATGGGACCCAACTACTCAATCTCCACAGCCTGCGCTACAGCAAACTACTGCATCTATGCAGCCGCAAAGCATATTCAGAATGGCGAAGCCGACCTGATGCTTTGTGGAGGATCTGAAGCCCCTCTTACTCCCATTGGCCTTGCTGGCTTCGTCGCATGTAAAGCCCTTTCAGAGAGAAACGACAATCCCAAAGCGGCATCTCGCCCCTGGGATAAGAACAGAGATGGTTTTGTGATGGGTGAAGGCGCTGGAGTGCTTGTGCTAGAGAGTTTAGAGCACGCCCTTGCACGCGGAGCTCCAATTCTTGCCGAGTATGTCGGTGGAGCGATCTCTTGCGACGCTTACCACATGACCGACCCTCGTTCAGACGGCCTCGGTGTTGCCCTCTCAATTGAAAACGCGATTAAAGATGGCGGCATCTCGAAAAAAGACATTAACTACATCAACGCTCATGCCACCTCTACACTAGTAGGCGACATCTGCGAACTCGATGCGATTAAGAAGGTCTTCGGCCCTCAGATTAGCGAAATTAAGATGAATGCTACCAAGTCGATGACCGGCCATTGCCTCGGTGCGGCAGGCGGCATCGAAGCAATTGCAACGATTAAAGCGATACAGACAGGAATGCTTCATCCGACGATCAACCTCGAGCAGCCAGAAGAGAAGCTGCAGGGGATCGACGTGATTCCAAACGTAGCAAAGGCTCATAAAGTTAATGTTGCTCTCTCCAACTCCTTTGGATTTGGCGGGCACAACTCTTCTCTCCTGTTTAAAGCTTATTCATAG
- the miaA gene encoding tRNA (adenosine(37)-N6)-dimethylallyltransferase MiaA: MLEESKILISPFEVTQKQKTPPSIHKKKVIVIAGPTGVGKTEISLRIAKVSGGEVISSDSMQVYRGMDIGTAKVTEEEKLQVPHHLIDIRDLSQSFNVKDFYDEAMVALRSIHMRGHVPIVVGGTGFYVHALIYGPPAGPASMPEVRARIEQEMDEKGTLHLFDRLKELDPEYASSITHRDRHKIIRALEIITITNEKVSKLERGASGSHENYDFRCWFLYKPKELLYERVDRRCEEMIAMGFVEEVRKLEREGLRNNSSASQAIGYRQCLEFLASPQTKEDMDHFVDAFKRASRRYVKRQFTWFKREPLFRWLDIDATSKEHAIELILQDYETS, encoded by the coding sequence ATTCTAGAAGAGTCCAAAATTCTCATCTCTCCTTTTGAAGTTACTCAAAAGCAGAAGACCCCTCCCTCCATCCATAAAAAAAAGGTCATCGTCATTGCCGGTCCTACTGGTGTAGGCAAGACGGAGATCTCTCTTAGAATTGCAAAAGTTTCAGGAGGAGAGGTCATCTCTTCCGATTCAATGCAGGTCTACCGCGGGATGGATATCGGCACCGCAAAAGTCACCGAGGAGGAGAAGCTCCAAGTTCCCCACCATCTAATCGATATTCGAGACCTCTCTCAATCTTTCAATGTAAAAGACTTCTACGACGAGGCGATGGTAGCGTTAAGAAGTATCCACATGCGCGGCCACGTTCCCATCGTCGTTGGAGGAACGGGCTTCTACGTGCATGCTCTTATCTATGGTCCGCCGGCAGGTCCCGCTTCGATGCCTGAGGTGAGAGCCCGCATTGAACAGGAGATGGATGAGAAGGGAACGCTGCACCTCTTCGACCGCCTGAAAGAGCTCGATCCCGAATATGCGAGCAGCATTACACACCGCGACCGTCATAAGATCATCCGCGCCCTGGAGATCATCACTATCACGAATGAGAAGGTATCTAAGCTTGAAAGAGGAGCCTCCGGCTCGCATGAGAACTACGACTTCCGCTGCTGGTTTCTCTACAAACCCAAAGAGCTGCTCTATGAGCGTGTCGATCGAAGATGCGAAGAGATGATCGCCATGGGATTCGTTGAAGAGGTGAGGAAGCTGGAGCGAGAGGGGCTTAGAAATAATAGCTCCGCCTCTCAAGCGATCGGCTACCGCCAGTGTCTCGAGTTTCTGGCTTCTCCGCAGACCAAAGAAGATATGGATCACTTCGTCGACGCCTTCAAGCGCGCTTCGCGCCGCTACGTCAAGAGACAGTTCACCTGGTTTAAAAGAGAACCCCTCTTTCGCTGGCTCGACATCGACGCCACCTCCAAAGAGCACGCCATCGAGCTCATCCTCCAAGACTACGAAACCTCCTAG
- a CDS encoding KH domain-containing protein, with translation MKEFIAYLIKNLVDKPEAVDVKVIDSEEGTLVEIRVSPEDVAKVVGRQGRTIKSLRTIAMTVGARFGRRVRLDVLD, from the coding sequence ATGAAAGAGTTCATCGCGTATCTGATTAAAAATCTGGTCGATAAACCTGAAGCTGTCGATGTGAAAGTTATAGATAGCGAAGAGGGAACGCTTGTTGAGATCCGCGTCTCTCCGGAAGATGTCGCAAAGGTGGTTGGACGCCAGGGAAGAACAATTAAATCGCTGCGCACAATTGCCATGACAGTCGGCGCACGTTTTGGTCGCAGAGTTCGTCTCGACGTTCTCGACTAG